One window of Microcoleus vaginatus PCC 9802 genomic DNA carries:
- a CDS encoding succinate dehydrogenase/fumarate reductase flavoprotein subunit, with protein sequence MLEHDVIIVGGGLAGCRAAVEIARTDPSLKVAVVAKTHPIRSHSVAAQGGMASSLQNVDPEDSWKAHAFDTVKGSDYLADQDAVEILTREAPGVVIDLEHMGVLFSRLPDGRIAQRAFGGHSHRRTCYAADKTGHAILHELVNNLRRCGVHIYQEWYVTRLILEEGQAKGVVMYRLLDGQIEVVRAKAVMFATGGYGRVYNTTSNDYASTGDGLAMTALAGLPLEDMEFVQFHPTGLYPVGVLISEAVRGEGAYLINSEGDRFMANYAPSRMELAPRDITSRSISIEIRAGRGINVDGSAGGPFIYLDLRHMGREKIMSKIPFAWEEAHRLLGIDAVNQPMPVRPTVHYSMGGIPTNVSGQVRSSPEGLVDGFFAAGEAACVSVHGANRLGSNSLLECVVYGKVTGATIAQFVQNRKLPAVDEQRYITEAKEQVQALLERPGKYRINQVRQQYQDTMTEYCGVFRSAELMQEGLKKLEELERQYEEVYLDDKGKLWNTEIVEALELRSLIIVGKMILTSALNRQESRGAHSREDFTERDDSNFLKHTMAYYSPAGIDLAYMPVAITMFEPQERKY encoded by the coding sequence ATGCTAGAACACGACGTAATCATTGTAGGCGGCGGTTTAGCAGGTTGCCGCGCCGCAGTAGAAATTGCTCGGACTGACCCCAGTTTAAAGGTAGCTGTCGTCGCCAAAACTCACCCGATTCGATCGCACTCCGTCGCAGCCCAGGGCGGCATGGCCTCCAGCCTACAAAATGTCGATCCTGAAGATAGTTGGAAAGCCCATGCCTTCGACACAGTAAAAGGTTCAGACTATTTAGCCGACCAAGACGCGGTAGAAATCCTCACCCGCGAAGCCCCCGGTGTAGTCATAGATTTAGAACACATGGGAGTCCTCTTTTCCCGCCTCCCAGACGGCAGAATTGCCCAGCGCGCTTTCGGTGGACATTCCCACCGCCGCACCTGCTACGCCGCGGACAAAACTGGTCACGCCATCCTCCACGAATTAGTCAATAATCTGCGCCGCTGCGGAGTTCACATCTATCAGGAGTGGTATGTCACCCGCCTGATTTTGGAAGAAGGCCAAGCCAAGGGGGTCGTTATGTACCGCCTGCTAGACGGTCAAATTGAGGTTGTCCGTGCTAAAGCGGTGATGTTTGCTACGGGCGGTTACGGTCGAGTTTACAATACCACGTCGAACGATTACGCCTCGACGGGAGACGGTTTGGCGATGACGGCTTTAGCTGGATTGCCGCTGGAAGATATGGAGTTTGTGCAGTTTCACCCGACGGGTTTGTATCCTGTGGGAGTGTTGATTTCCGAGGCTGTGCGGGGCGAAGGCGCTTATTTGATTAATTCAGAGGGCGATCGATTTATGGCGAATTATGCCCCGTCGCGGATGGAATTAGCGCCTAGGGATATCACCTCGCGGTCAATTTCCATAGAAATTCGCGCCGGTCGAGGAATTAATGTTGATGGTAGTGCAGGCGGCCCCTTTATCTACCTCGATTTGCGGCACATGGGACGCGAAAAAATCATGAGCAAAATTCCTTTTGCTTGGGAAGAAGCCCACCGTTTGTTAGGAATTGATGCCGTAAATCAGCCGATGCCCGTGCGCCCTACAGTTCACTATTCAATGGGGGGAATTCCTACTAATGTTAGCGGGCAAGTTCGCAGCAGTCCTGAGGGTTTGGTAGACGGTTTCTTTGCAGCCGGCGAAGCAGCTTGCGTGTCAGTTCATGGCGCCAACCGTTTGGGCAGCAATTCGCTTTTAGAATGCGTAGTTTACGGCAAAGTTACTGGCGCAACCATAGCACAGTTTGTACAAAATCGCAAGTTACCTGCCGTAGACGAACAGCGTTATATTACGGAAGCAAAAGAGCAAGTTCAGGCACTTTTAGAACGTCCGGGAAAATACCGAATCAATCAAGTGCGACAGCAGTATCAAGATACTATGACTGAGTATTGTGGTGTATTTCGTAGCGCCGAATTGATGCAGGAAGGTTTAAAGAAATTGGAGGAGTTAGAGCGACAATATGAGGAGGTTTACTTAGACGATAAAGGCAAGTTGTGGAATACGGAAATTGTGGAAGCTTTAGAGTTGCGGAGTTTGATAATTGTCGGAAAAATGATTTTAACTTCTGCTTTGAACCGGCAGGAAAGTCGGGGAGCTCATTCGCGGGAAGATTTTACTGAGCGCGATGACAGCAATTTCTTGAAGCATACAATGGCCTATTATTCGCCTGCAGGGATTGATTTGGCATATATGCCGGTGGCGATTACGATGTTTGAGCCACAGGAGAGGAAGTATTAA
- a CDS encoding 1-acyl-sn-glycerol-3-phosphate acyltransferase: MFSESKLLISRCFLAGLGTQMFMYREDRIPQESPVLVVSNHRSFLDPVLLTAALGRSIRFACHHYMGQVPVMREIVTTFGAFPLEAPEHRQQHFFSQATALLQSGEMVGVFPEGAEPMVKVTGPNTVGKFQRGFAHLALRAPVRDLAVLPVAISSFEEHSVRSGVPLKLLSLFDPSEPLFDRSGWHPVIIYQRVNVLIGQPYWITVERQQQYQGKKAKAVVAELTDHCQGEIAELLQRGCL; the protein is encoded by the coding sequence ATGTTTTCTGAGAGCAAATTGCTGATTTCGCGCTGTTTCCTGGCTGGTTTGGGAACGCAGATGTTTATGTACCGCGAAGACCGGATTCCCCAGGAGAGTCCGGTACTGGTGGTCAGCAATCACCGCAGTTTCTTAGATCCTGTGCTGCTGACGGCGGCTTTGGGTCGATCAATCCGCTTTGCTTGTCATCATTACATGGGTCAAGTTCCGGTGATGAGAGAAATTGTCACGACTTTCGGCGCTTTCCCCTTGGAGGCACCGGAGCACCGACAGCAGCATTTTTTCTCTCAAGCGACAGCGCTGCTGCAAAGCGGGGAGATGGTGGGGGTGTTTCCAGAGGGTGCAGAACCGATGGTCAAGGTGACTGGGCCCAATACTGTGGGGAAGTTTCAGCGGGGATTTGCTCATTTGGCTTTACGGGCGCCGGTGCGGGATTTGGCGGTTTTGCCGGTGGCGATTAGTTCTTTTGAGGAACACTCGGTACGATCAGGTGTACCGCTCAAGTTGTTGAGTTTGTTTGATCCTTCGGAACCGCTGTTCGATCGCTCTGGGTGGCATCCTGTGATAATTTATCAGCGAGTTAATGTTTTAATCGGCCAGCCTTACTGGATTACTGTAGAGAGACAGCAGCAATATCAAGGCAAAAAAGCCAAAGCAGTTGTGGCTGAACTCACAGACCACTGTCAGGGGGAAATTGCAGAATTACTCCAACGAGGTTGTTTGTAA
- a CDS encoding alpha/beta fold hydrolase: MANANNKVRFLTPKPPKPDRPLFVFLPGMDGGGLLLRSQIPKLANHFDIRCLTLPADDTPSWDVLVGETIALIEAEKQAGKPKRPVYLCGESFGGCLAMKVMLEAPQLCDRLILVNPASSFRQQPWVQWGSYLTQWLPANLYPLSVIGLLPILASLGKIGRDDRRALLEAMQAVPQNTSVWRLALVRSFNVDENQLRGIKQPTLVIASGADRLLPSLVEAKLLVKVIPNAEMVLLANSGHACLLETDVNLYGIMQARNFLTKSEENLSLVNSH; the protein is encoded by the coding sequence ATGGCAAATGCTAACAATAAGGTTCGTTTCCTAACCCCCAAACCCCCGAAACCCGATCGCCCTTTATTTGTATTTTTGCCCGGTATGGACGGGGGCGGTTTGCTGCTGCGATCCCAAATTCCTAAATTAGCCAATCATTTTGACATTCGTTGCTTAACTTTACCTGCGGACGATACGCCTAGTTGGGATGTACTGGTTGGGGAAACAATTGCCTTAATTGAAGCCGAAAAGCAAGCCGGAAAGCCGAAGCGGCCGGTTTATCTGTGCGGCGAGTCATTTGGGGGGTGTTTAGCGATGAAAGTTATGTTAGAAGCTCCCCAATTGTGCGATCGATTAATCTTAGTCAATCCAGCTTCTTCGTTTCGACAGCAGCCTTGGGTGCAGTGGGGCTCGTACCTGACTCAGTGGCTGCCGGCCAATCTTTATCCGCTCTCGGTAATCGGTTTATTGCCGATATTAGCATCCTTAGGAAAGATTGGGCGCGACGATCGCCGCGCTTTGCTAGAAGCGATGCAAGCGGTACCGCAAAACACGTCTGTGTGGAGATTGGCGTTAGTGCGATCGTTTAATGTTGACGAAAATCAGTTGCGTGGCATCAAGCAGCCGACGCTAGTAATTGCTAGCGGTGCCGATCGGCTGCTGCCTTCCCTAGTAGAAGCGAAGCTTTTAGTCAAGGTAATTCCCAATGCTGAAATGGTGCTGCTGGCTAACAGCGGTCATGCTTGTTTGTTAGAAACAGATGTTAACCTTTACGGGATAATGCAAGCTCGCAATTTTTTGACAAAATCCGAAGAAAATCTGTCCTTAGTCAATAGTCATTAG